Proteins found in one Caldalkalibacillus salinus genomic segment:
- a CDS encoding restriction endonuclease: MHSYDLIVTLTVIILVIIFIYLFAKREERRNKKRYTFNPYKLNIKRLDQLDGRQFELYLYVLLNELGYSDVNLTAESRDFGADLIFTDSKGVRNVIQAKRQAPDNLVGISAIQEIYTSMKYYQAKKAIVLTTSTFTKTSEKLAAVNGVLLINRNDLHTLIEELKKGNRFRARKILESEPYVISEPWVGYKDMNPVIKKGYTVEVPEKEAL; encoded by the coding sequence ATGCACAGTTATGATTTAATCGTGACACTTACCGTCATTATACTCGTCATTATATTCATTTACTTATTCGCCAAACGAGAAGAGCGTAGAAACAAGAAACGTTATACGTTTAACCCGTATAAATTAAACATTAAGCGGCTTGATCAGCTAGATGGACGCCAATTTGAATTGTACCTTTACGTACTACTAAATGAACTCGGTTATTCCGATGTCAATTTGACAGCTGAAAGTAGGGATTTTGGTGCTGATCTCATTTTCACAGATTCAAAAGGAGTGAGAAACGTCATTCAAGCCAAACGGCAAGCACCTGATAATCTTGTCGGCATTAGTGCCATTCAGGAGATATATACCTCCATGAAGTATTACCAAGCGAAGAAAGCGATCGTTCTCACCACGTCAACCTTCACTAAGACGAGTGAAAAACTAGCAGCCGTCAACGGTGTGTTGTTGATCAATAGGAACGATTTACATACATTAATAGAAGAGTTGAAAAAAGGTAATCGGTTTAGAGCGCGAAAAATACTAGAGTCTGAACCTTATGTCATCTCCGAGCCCTGGGTGGGGTATAAAGATATGAACCCGGTGATTAAGAAGGGATATACAGTAGAGGTACCGGAAAAAGAAGCGCTTTGA
- a CDS encoding M14 family metallopeptidase — MTHTFHQRLRIWISLLGVVVLLLSTMGVPPTTATDEPAINPENHFLDNAPQSTTMVRLELPDHDALNQLLDMGIDLAEHLHEHEGEGYEVDAIVTEAEREELEDLGWVSDTIYSQQAWEDNLATREQQIAENEEILSTEDDINILRADYFTNHSGTFLYVEAKSSAGSVSQVLLTAHWTEGDEEHNVTLNRKVDAGEYMYHTMLVPVVEVPETVRVESSLGAEAEEQVSEWLGAGEPDEPSKHYVSDFIDHYMTPTELTERIESLAEEFPSLAEVVTLPHQSNGYRRHAQALFGTEPANAFTLTSLLWGHEGGNDITVEVNHNREAGQSLFIEVEDEQHIIVTLETDDNGEIVTTAHDLVEALNLEANDLVTASLYRQQDGKGIVVPQERSLSDNLNASEEISREPFDIKMLRIGRDRDGSKPGVFAYAQEHAREWVTPLVTIEAAERLLRNYAHDPDTRKLVDHLDIFLIPSVNPDGSHYSFYDYTWQRKNMTNYCDEALSDPTLRDTWGVDLNRNHEVGSIYNGYTGASTNCTSAVYAGPDYNSEPEARNLIWVAEQFPHISFAMNIHSYGGYFMWPPGAYKAEGRETLERPTAGQEAFFWAASEHILSSIQEHRGTVILPGRTGPIPDVLYSAAGNSADTLWYNHDIYAWNFEVGADLYDEEAERWRPVGFQPPFEEGHEEAMEFANGLISLFEVAYNYGKDNQPPKSSITPGKGTYDDEVEVTFETSEPATIYYTLDGSRPTFDSEKLSVSGLREGQETLTITDTTTIQWFAVDASGNIERNYDPYGNGQNFHSETITIINTKNATMPFYLY; from the coding sequence TTGACTCACACGTTCCACCAGCGGCTTAGAATTTGGATCAGTCTCTTGGGAGTCGTGGTACTTCTACTATCTACTATGGGTGTCCCTCCAACGACTGCAACCGATGAACCTGCTATAAATCCTGAGAACCACTTTTTGGACAACGCACCTCAAAGCACCACCATGGTTCGTTTAGAGCTGCCTGATCATGATGCGCTCAACCAGCTGTTAGACATGGGCATCGATTTGGCTGAGCATTTACACGAACATGAAGGCGAGGGCTACGAAGTTGACGCAATCGTCACTGAGGCTGAACGAGAGGAGCTAGAAGACTTAGGGTGGGTGTCAGATACTATATACTCACAACAGGCTTGGGAGGATAACCTTGCTACCCGAGAACAACAGATAGCAGAAAATGAGGAGATCCTTTCCACCGAAGACGACATCAACATTCTTAGAGCTGACTACTTTACAAATCATAGTGGCACCTTCCTCTATGTTGAAGCCAAATCAAGCGCCGGTTCAGTGTCTCAAGTGCTCCTTACAGCTCACTGGACAGAAGGTGATGAAGAACACAACGTCACACTCAATCGTAAGGTGGACGCAGGAGAGTATATGTATCATACCATGCTGGTCCCCGTCGTTGAGGTTCCAGAAACTGTACGTGTCGAAAGTAGCTTAGGCGCCGAAGCGGAAGAACAAGTGAGTGAGTGGCTTGGTGCAGGTGAACCGGACGAGCCATCTAAACATTATGTCTCAGATTTCATTGATCATTACATGACACCGACAGAACTGACAGAACGCATTGAAAGTCTAGCTGAGGAATTTCCATCTTTAGCAGAAGTGGTCACCCTCCCCCACCAATCTAACGGGTATCGGAGACATGCCCAAGCATTATTTGGTACAGAACCAGCTAATGCCTTTACGCTGACTTCATTACTTTGGGGACACGAAGGAGGCAATGACATCACCGTCGAGGTGAACCATAATCGGGAAGCAGGACAATCTTTGTTCATCGAAGTTGAGGATGAGCAACACATCATCGTTACGCTTGAAACGGATGACAACGGAGAAATCGTCACAACAGCCCATGATCTCGTAGAAGCCCTCAACCTTGAAGCCAATGATCTCGTGACTGCTTCTTTATATCGGCAACAAGACGGAAAAGGTATCGTCGTTCCACAGGAGAGAAGCCTTAGTGACAACCTTAACGCATCGGAAGAGATTTCACGTGAACCTTTTGATATCAAAATGCTGCGCATTGGACGGGACCGTGATGGGTCCAAACCTGGCGTTTTCGCTTATGCCCAAGAGCACGCCAGAGAATGGGTCACACCATTGGTGACCATCGAAGCGGCAGAGCGCTTACTTCGTAACTATGCTCACGATCCCGATACGCGAAAGCTCGTTGATCACTTAGATATCTTCTTAATACCATCTGTCAACCCAGACGGGTCACATTACAGCTTTTACGATTATACCTGGCAACGTAAGAATATGACAAACTATTGTGACGAAGCGTTGTCAGACCCCACGTTGCGTGACACCTGGGGCGTTGACCTTAATCGTAACCACGAGGTAGGTTCCATCTATAACGGCTACACTGGTGCGTCAACAAATTGCACAAGCGCTGTTTATGCAGGACCAGACTATAACTCTGAACCGGAAGCACGAAATTTGATCTGGGTTGCGGAACAATTTCCTCACATTTCTTTTGCCATGAATATTCATAGCTACGGCGGTTACTTTATGTGGCCACCAGGCGCCTACAAAGCTGAAGGCAGAGAAACGTTAGAGCGTCCAACAGCAGGTCAAGAAGCGTTTTTCTGGGCAGCTTCCGAACATATTCTCTCATCGATACAGGAACATAGAGGTACCGTCATCTTACCGGGACGCACGGGGCCTATTCCAGACGTATTATACTCCGCTGCAGGGAACTCAGCTGACACTTTATGGTATAACCATGACATTTATGCTTGGAATTTTGAAGTGGGCGCCGACCTATACGATGAAGAGGCAGAACGTTGGCGTCCTGTTGGTTTTCAACCGCCGTTTGAAGAAGGTCATGAGGAAGCAATGGAATTTGCGAACGGACTGATCTCACTATTTGAGGTCGCCTACAACTACGGAAAAGACAATCAACCGCCTAAATCTAGTATCACACCTGGCAAAGGAACGTACGACGATGAGGTAGAAGTCACATTTGAAACGAGTGAACCTGCTACCATCTATTATACGTTAGATGGAAGTCGGCCAACTTTTGACTCGGAGAAATTATCCGTGAGCGGTTTACGCGAAGGACAAGAAACACTGACGATCACTGACACAACGACCATTCAATGGTTTGCCGTTGACGCCAGTGGCAATATTGAAAGAAACTACGACCCGTACGGAAACGGTCAGAACTTTCATTCAGAAACCATTACAATTATCAATACGAAAAACGCCACGATGCCATTTTATCTTTATTAA
- the yidC gene encoding membrane protein insertase YidC: protein MNRKYLGLFLLFIFLFVLTGCNLDQPIKADGGMWDRFFVYPLAWSLEYIAQTMNPTGEEAHDRYGWAIVILTIVIRFVILPLTIKQRSGSQKMQALKPEIEEIRQKYEDEEVAHEETMKLFERHKVNPAVGCLPLFIQMPIIIALLHAIRRHDMIPGHQFFGVELGEPFWGFALLAGFTTFLQQKIAGSTDHLILQFLLVALPISVTVFAWFFPSALSLYWVVGNLFMMAYTLVTKAYKQEENVMVEAKQ from the coding sequence TTGAATCGGAAATATTTAGGCTTATTTTTATTATTCATATTTTTATTCGTTTTAACGGGATGTAATCTCGATCAACCCATAAAAGCGGACGGTGGAATGTGGGATCGCTTCTTTGTCTATCCACTGGCATGGTCGCTTGAATACATCGCTCAGACCATGAATCCAACAGGGGAAGAGGCGCATGACCGCTATGGTTGGGCGATTGTTATTCTGACTATTGTGATCCGTTTCGTTATTTTACCGCTTACGATTAAACAAAGAAGTGGGTCACAAAAGATGCAGGCACTCAAACCTGAGATAGAAGAGATACGTCAAAAGTATGAAGACGAAGAGGTTGCGCACGAGGAAACGATGAAGCTGTTTGAAAGACATAAAGTCAACCCCGCCGTGGGATGTTTACCGTTGTTCATCCAGATGCCGATCATTATTGCCCTGCTTCATGCCATCAGGCGCCATGACATGATTCCAGGCCATCAGTTTTTCGGGGTCGAATTAGGAGAACCTTTCTGGGGCTTTGCATTGTTGGCAGGGTTTACTACTTTTCTCCAACAAAAAATTGCTGGATCAACGGATCACTTAATCTTACAGTTTTTATTAGTTGCCTTACCTATATCCGTAACGGTGTTCGCTTGGTTCTTTCCTTCAGCACTATCATTATACTGGGTTGTGGGTAATCTATTTATGATGGCTTATACACTGGTCACCAAAGCGTATAAGCAAGAAGAAAATGTTATGGTAGAAGCGAAACAATAA
- a CDS encoding LysE family translocator, giving the protein MDLNSILSFLGVAILLTVMPGPDILFVMAQSMSQNSKAGITTALGLCTGLVVHITAATVGISALIYQSAIAFAIVKYAGAAYLLFLAWQAFHEKETDVSFEQQEPKMSNKLFRKGVLMNLLNPKVSLFFLALLPQFVHHETGYVPVQMLLLGLLFLVQAFIVFSLVSIFSYKVKALLLNKPVIMGRINIVKGVLLAMIGLQIALSEK; this is encoded by the coding sequence ATGGACCTGAACAGTATTCTATCATTTTTAGGTGTTGCGATATTACTCACCGTCATGCCCGGTCCAGACATTTTGTTTGTGATGGCCCAGAGCATGTCCCAAAACAGTAAGGCAGGTATAACAACGGCGTTAGGTTTGTGTACTGGCCTCGTCGTCCACATTACAGCAGCCACTGTTGGTATTTCTGCTTTGATCTATCAATCTGCTATCGCCTTTGCTATTGTCAAATATGCTGGGGCTGCCTATCTCCTATTCTTAGCTTGGCAAGCATTCCACGAAAAAGAAACAGACGTGTCATTTGAACAGCAAGAACCCAAGATGAGCAATAAGCTATTTCGAAAAGGCGTGCTCATGAATCTACTCAACCCAAAAGTGTCTTTATTCTTCCTTGCCCTTCTTCCTCAATTCGTGCATCATGAAACAGGGTATGTTCCTGTACAAATGTTGCTATTAGGCTTACTTTTCTTAGTGCAAGCTTTTATTGTATTTTCTCTCGTCAGCATTTTTTCATATAAGGTCAAAGCCTTATTATTGAACAAGCCTGTCATCATGGGTCGTATTAATATTGTCAAAGGCGTGTTGCTGGCGATGATCGGGTTACAAATCGCATTGAGCGAAAAATAA
- a CDS encoding GDYXXLXY domain-containing protein — MSYILSIGLLLASAIYFIAANWQGFARIEKLGFSVSLLAFIYVLSTIFNVSFNRHKQLAAWLFMAGSLAFGASLALVGQIYNSHADSYILFLLWLIPSLGFAWVSKHPFYLLLSYVLFHLSYYFYFFPSAYTYYWDDVQRIFIFSALGLLNLLCYALVRHKVLQYVSFIVGILMLIWSTSTVHFTSSWIYVLNAFFIGYLLWQGYLLKRRHHNPMFIIWTILLSVYVFFRLIEWIVRYFHGDLVYFVIISLIVFLVFSVWVFKRIHSSLWKRGFVVVSSVVGTVILLLSVIGFFYMILDITEWLIYIILGLCMCVLAVLSFSRIPPMVGYTFLFAGLVVSLIPFVISGSVLGPLVLLIYGVCWVLSPSIYARILVYLFINIAFYAMLIEVMGIHELTAQLCLAAFNCVAYLLGRGERLKAYRLKGLSFFFFGVAMLAALMHSHPEWYIVIDAGYFIIFTALVYFYNKTHQTLLFWFSLGFWVFFLGVKYYDWLWLLLHKSIALLVLSILFLAVGLWLDRQLGEAQLRHLDRKSDQRHPFLSYLVYSPLQDENDGDVTDGRPGKLWRKVTIQKILIGALVILQFVILSMSIAVNVYDYRRGEEITLALAPIDPRSLLQGDYVILNYDISNIDVRNENIRVKDKVQLLLREDEQGFYTYANIYRHKGMVNRSYTPQTGDVWITGRYQGADRFTYGIETYFVPEGAGAEAERKRAAIVRVSENGNAILRGLK, encoded by the coding sequence ATGAGTTACATATTATCCATTGGATTATTACTAGCGTCGGCCATCTATTTTATAGCCGCTAACTGGCAGGGGTTCGCAAGGATAGAAAAGTTAGGTTTCTCTGTCTCCCTTTTAGCCTTCATCTATGTCCTGAGTACGATTTTTAATGTCAGTTTCAATAGGCACAAACAGTTGGCGGCTTGGTTATTCATGGCGGGTTCGTTGGCATTTGGGGCTAGTCTAGCACTCGTCGGTCAAATTTATAATTCACATGCAGACAGTTATATCTTATTTTTATTATGGCTGATCCCGTCGCTTGGATTTGCTTGGGTAAGCAAACATCCCTTTTATCTTTTGTTATCCTATGTCCTTTTTCATCTCAGTTACTACTTTTATTTCTTTCCAAGCGCTTATACCTATTACTGGGACGATGTACAGCGGATTTTCATTTTCTCTGCGCTCGGCCTTTTAAACTTACTCTGTTACGCCCTCGTTCGTCATAAAGTTTTACAATATGTCAGTTTTATTGTGGGTATCCTGATGCTCATTTGGAGCACGTCAACCGTCCATTTCACAAGCAGTTGGATATATGTGTTGAACGCATTTTTTATAGGTTACCTATTATGGCAAGGGTACCTCCTTAAAAGGAGACATCATAACCCTATGTTCATCATTTGGACCATTTTATTGTCCGTGTATGTTTTCTTCCGGCTTATAGAATGGATTGTTCGCTACTTTCATGGAGACCTGGTTTATTTTGTCATCATAAGCTTGATTGTCTTTCTCGTGTTCAGTGTATGGGTGTTTAAGCGTATCCATTCGTCACTGTGGAAACGAGGATTCGTTGTCGTTTCTTCTGTCGTAGGAACCGTCATATTACTGCTTAGTGTGATTGGCTTTTTCTATATGATACTCGATATCACCGAGTGGCTCATTTACATCATTTTAGGCTTATGTATGTGTGTGCTTGCCGTTCTGTCTTTCAGCAGAATACCTCCAATGGTGGGATACACGTTTTTATTTGCGGGCTTAGTCGTTAGTTTGATTCCATTCGTCATATCAGGATCTGTGTTAGGACCACTTGTACTCTTAATCTACGGTGTGTGTTGGGTTCTCAGCCCATCCATTTATGCTCGGATACTCGTTTATTTATTTATTAATATCGCATTTTATGCCATGTTAATCGAAGTAATGGGCATACATGAACTCACGGCACAATTATGTCTCGCTGCATTTAATTGTGTCGCGTACCTTCTTGGTCGGGGGGAACGTCTAAAAGCATATAGATTGAAGGGGTTATCTTTCTTTTTCTTTGGTGTTGCTATGCTGGCAGCACTGATGCATTCACATCCTGAATGGTATATCGTCATTGACGCTGGCTATTTTATTATATTTACAGCCCTCGTCTATTTTTATAACAAAACGCATCAGACGTTGTTATTCTGGTTTTCACTAGGGTTCTGGGTGTTTTTCCTTGGGGTGAAATACTATGATTGGTTGTGGCTATTACTACACAAGTCTATCGCTTTATTGGTTTTGTCCATCCTCTTTTTGGCGGTTGGTCTGTGGTTGGATCGACAGTTAGGCGAAGCACAGTTACGCCACCTAGATAGGAAAAGCGATCAAAGGCATCCGTTTCTATCATATCTCGTGTACTCACCGTTACAGGACGAAAACGATGGTGATGTAACCGATGGACGCCCCGGTAAGCTGTGGCGCAAGGTAACCATACAGAAGATACTTATAGGAGCATTGGTCATTTTACAATTTGTTATTTTATCAATGAGCATCGCCGTTAATGTATATGATTATAGACGAGGAGAAGAGATTACATTAGCCTTAGCACCCATAGATCCGAGGAGCCTTTTGCAAGGCGATTATGTTATCTTAAACTACGACATATCTAACATTGATGTCAGGAACGAAAATATACGTGTAAAAGATAAGGTACAACTCTTACTAAGAGAGGATGAACAAGGTTTTTACACTTACGCGAATATTTATCGCCATAAAGGGATGGTTAACCGATCATATACGCCACAAACGGGTGATGTATGGATAACTGGACGATACCAGGGAGCTGACCGCTTCACGTATGGTATCGAAACGTACTTTGTACCTGAGGGGGCAGGAGCTGAAGCAGAACGAAAACGAGCGGCAATTGTACGGGTATCAGAGAACGGGAACGCTATATTACGAGGGCTTAAGTGA
- a CDS encoding cob(I)yrinic acid a,c-diamide adenosyltransferase has product MEPKHIENAQWKDQEVEEPSKSDTQHKTNHQNKISHQQRNEKGKLLVYTGDGKGKTTAALGLALRATGRGKRVVVIQFIKSPQRTYGEHLMFQKIGIDMYQKGAGFTWTKTPDVHREALREAWTFAKDIIKSGEYNLVILDELNNALAINRFPIADVLPFQDVLDTIRTRPRSMDVVVTGRNAQSALLDQADLVTVMSLEKHYYNEGVNAILGLEY; this is encoded by the coding sequence ATGGAACCTAAACATATAGAGAACGCTCAATGGAAAGATCAAGAGGTAGAAGAGCCTTCCAAGTCGGACACTCAGCACAAGACCAATCACCAGAACAAGATCAGTCATCAGCAGCGGAATGAAAAAGGGAAGTTACTCGTTTATACTGGAGACGGTAAGGGAAAAACGACAGCCGCCTTGGGACTAGCGCTACGAGCAACAGGGAGAGGCAAACGTGTGGTGGTCATACAATTTATTAAGTCTCCACAGCGGACGTATGGAGAACATCTCATGTTCCAGAAAATCGGTATTGATATGTACCAAAAGGGCGCAGGATTCACGTGGACCAAAACGCCTGATGTTCACCGTGAAGCACTCCGTGAAGCGTGGACATTTGCTAAGGATATCATCAAATCAGGGGAGTATAACCTCGTGATCTTAGACGAGTTAAACAACGCTTTGGCTATTAACCGTTTTCCTATAGCTGATGTCCTGCCCTTTCAGGATGTATTGGACACGATACGTACGAGACCACGGAGTATGGACGTCGTTGTGACCGGTCGTAACGCTCAATCCGCGCTATTAGACCAAGCGGATTTGGTCACGGTGATGTCCTTAGAAAAGCACTATTATAATGAAGGGGTAAACGCCATCCTTGGCCTTGAGTATTAA
- the cobA gene encoding uroporphyrinogen-III C-methyltransferase has translation MKNGKVYLVGAGPGDPKLITVYGMECIKKAEVILYDRLINTSLLEYASEDTEFIYCGKEPGKHALIQEHIHQLMIEKSQQGKVVVRLKGGDPCVFGRVGEEAEILAAHDIPYDIVPGITAGIAAPAYAGIPVTHRDHASSFTIVTAHGREDKDQDELNWEALAKGSDTIAFYMGVGNLAHICHKLIDHGKSEETPVAVIQWGTTPDQRTVIADLATIEEAVKRNQITHPAIVLVGEVVRLREKIQWFEKAVML, from the coding sequence ATGAAAAATGGAAAAGTCTATCTTGTAGGTGCAGGGCCAGGAGATCCAAAATTAATTACTGTTTATGGTATGGAATGTATCAAAAAAGCAGAGGTCATTCTATACGACCGTCTCATCAACACATCATTACTAGAGTATGCCAGTGAGGATACCGAGTTTATCTATTGTGGCAAAGAACCAGGAAAGCATGCGCTGATTCAAGAACACATTCATCAGCTGATGATAGAGAAGAGTCAACAAGGCAAGGTTGTCGTTCGTTTAAAAGGCGGCGATCCTTGTGTCTTTGGTCGTGTTGGGGAGGAAGCAGAAATATTAGCTGCCCATGATATCCCTTACGATATTGTGCCTGGCATTACAGCAGGTATTGCAGCCCCTGCTTACGCGGGAATACCCGTCACGCACCGTGACCACGCCTCTTCTTTTACGATCGTGACCGCGCATGGTAGAGAGGATAAGGACCAGGATGAATTGAACTGGGAGGCTTTAGCAAAAGGGAGTGACACCATTGCGTTTTACATGGGCGTTGGTAATCTTGCGCATATTTGCCATAAACTGATAGACCATGGCAAGTCAGAAGAGACGCCAGTGGCTGTTATACAGTGGGGGACGACGCCGGACCAGAGGACTGTGATAGCAGATTTAGCTACGATTGAAGAGGCAGTGAAGCGGAATCAAATCACGCATCCTGCCATCGTTTTAGTCGGTGAAGTCGTTCGGCTACGTGAGAAAATACAATGGTTTGAAAAGGCTGTGATGTTATAA
- a CDS encoding precorrin-2 dehydrogenase/sirohydrochlorin ferrochelatase family protein, translating to MSDGYPVTLYLSGKRVVVIGGGSVAERKINKLLNAEAYLTVVSPRITPNMQTWVDEGRLAWKPKTFEPEDVRGATLVFAATDDANVNKHVVRATQADQFVCCVDNQAKSTFTVPSTLERGRLRLSVSTSGASPGLARQIKQALSERYDASYEDYLDFLYESRKRVQEQVTDQRVREAILKALLDDEYLRLTKEKAYEEREARFLALITHSAGTDVR from the coding sequence TTGTCTGATGGTTATCCGGTGACGTTGTATTTGAGTGGGAAGCGAGTGGTTGTGATCGGTGGCGGTTCGGTGGCAGAGAGAAAGATCAATAAGCTATTAAATGCGGAGGCTTATTTGACCGTTGTAAGTCCTAGGATCACCCCTAATATGCAGACATGGGTAGACGAGGGAAGATTAGCTTGGAAGCCAAAAACGTTTGAACCGGAGGATGTTCGAGGGGCGACATTAGTGTTTGCGGCGACGGATGATGCCAACGTGAATAAGCACGTGGTGCGCGCAACGCAAGCTGATCAATTTGTATGCTGCGTGGACAACCAAGCAAAGAGTACGTTCACAGTCCCCTCTACGTTGGAGAGGGGTAGGTTACGTTTGTCTGTCTCGACTTCAGGTGCCAGCCCAGGACTAGCAAGACAAATCAAACAAGCGTTATCCGAAAGATATGATGCGTCTTATGAAGACTACCTCGATTTTTTATATGAGTCCAGAAAAAGAGTGCAGGAGCAGGTCACTGATCAGAGGGTGAGAGAGGCGATATTAAAAGCATTACTTGACGATGAGTATCTAAGATTAACAAAAGAAAAAGCGTACGAAGAAAGAGAAGCACGTTTTCTAGCGCTTATCACGCATAGTGCAGGTACCGATGTCCGGTAG
- the cobT gene encoding nicotinate-nucleotide--dimethylbenzimidazole phosphoribosyltransferase, which produces MSRFYDITVPELNKDTGRHTSDYLDTLTKPPGSLGRLESLVIELAEMRADAFPTVTPPGVIVFAADHGVTAEGVSAFPQEVTKQMVSNFLQGGAAINVFSQQIGAVLEVVDIGVSGHIDASGLVRQKVRHGTRNMFIEDALTREEVEQALEIGYQQAKEMIQDKGIGCLIVGEMGIGNTTTSSAVLAALSGEDVSRLVGRGTGIPEAKLRHKQNVIERSLERGRPDKRDPIDILSKVGGLEIAGMAGAMLAAAKYRVPILLDGYICGTAALIAKLLVKRSTDYMLNSHRSAEPGHDLVLHLLGKEPLIDLDLRLGEGSGAAVAFPLLLSATSMLKEMATFSAANVSTN; this is translated from the coding sequence ATGAGTCGATTCTATGATATTACCGTTCCTGAACTGAATAAGGATACAGGAAGACATACAAGTGATTATTTGGATACACTCACAAAACCGCCAGGGAGTTTAGGCCGCCTCGAATCTCTTGTCATTGAATTAGCGGAGATGAGGGCGGATGCCTTTCCGACGGTTACTCCCCCAGGCGTGATCGTATTTGCCGCTGATCACGGTGTAACGGCCGAGGGTGTCTCAGCCTTTCCGCAGGAAGTGACCAAACAGATGGTAAGTAACTTTTTACAGGGTGGGGCAGCGATTAACGTCTTTAGCCAGCAAATAGGCGCTGTATTAGAAGTTGTGGATATCGGGGTGTCCGGTCATATTGATGCGTCCGGTCTCGTGAGACAAAAAGTGCGCCACGGCACTCGGAATATGTTTATAGAAGATGCGCTGACGCGTGAAGAAGTGGAACAAGCGTTAGAGATTGGCTACCAACAAGCGAAGGAAATGATACAAGACAAAGGCATCGGGTGTTTAATTGTAGGAGAGATGGGCATCGGTAATACGACGACAAGTAGTGCCGTGTTGGCTGCCCTCAGTGGGGAAGACGTCTCACGGTTGGTGGGAAGAGGGACAGGCATACCAGAGGCAAAATTAAGGCATAAACAAAACGTCATTGAACGATCCCTTGAACGTGGTCGACCCGACAAGCGTGATCCGATCGATATCTTGAGTAAGGTGGGGGGACTAGAGATTGCGGGTATGGCCGGCGCGATGTTAGCTGCCGCAAAATATCGCGTGCCCATTCTACTAGACGGATATATCTGTGGCACCGCTGCTCTTATTGCTAAGTTGTTGGTCAAAAGAAGTACAGATTATATGCTGAACAGTCATCGATCAGCAGAGCCGGGGCATGATTTGGTCCTCCATTTACTAGGTAAGGAACCGTTGATAGATCTAGACCTGCGCTTAGGAGAAGGGAGCGGTGCGGCTGTCGCTTTTCCATTACTCTTATCAGCGACAAGCATGCTGAAAGAAATGGCGACCTTTTCTGCCGCGAACGTATCGACAAACTAG